The Thiorhodovibrio frisius genome segment CAGGCCGGCGTTGATGGCCGGGCGGATACCGGCGTTGAACAGGTCGGTTTCGAGGAAGATCTGCCCGTCAGTGATCGAGATAACGTTGGTCGGAACGAAAGCGGAGACGTCACCGGCCTGGGTCTCGATGATCGGCAGGGCGGTGAGCGAGCCAGTCTGGCCGCGCACGCGACCACCGGTCTGCTTCTCGACATAGTCGGTATTGACGCGCGCGGCGCGCTCAAGCAGACGCGAATGCAGGTAGAAGACATCACCCGGATAGGCTTCGCGGCCCGGCGGGCGGCGCAGCAGCAGAGACACCTGACGATAGGCCCAAGCCTGCTTGGTCAGATCATCGAAGACGATGAGCGCATCCTCGCCCTTGTCGCGGAAGTACTCGCCCATGGCGCAGCCGGCGTAGGGAGCAATGAACTGCATCGCGGCCGAATCCGACGCACCGGCATGCACAATGATGGTGTGGTCCATGGCGCCGAATTCCTCAAGCTTGCGCTGCACGCCTGCAACCGAGGAGTTCTTCTGGCCGACGGCGACGTAAACACATTTAACGCCGGTGTGTTTCTGATTGATGATGGCATCGATGGCCACCGCGGTTTTGCCGGTCTGGCGGTCACCGATGATCAACTCGCGCTGGCCGCGCCCGACCGGGACCATGGCATCGATGGCCTTAAGACCGGTGGGCAGGGGTTGATCAACCGACTGGCGTTGGATAACGCCGGGTGCGATTTTTTCAATTGCTGAGGTCTCGCTGCAATTGACCGGTCCCTTACCGTCGACCGGGGCGCCGAGGGAGTCGACCACACGACCGAGCAGGCCTTCGCCGACCGGGACTTCCAGCACGCGCCCGGTGCAGCGCGCCCAGTCGCCTTCAGACAGGTGGGTGTAGTCGCCGAGTATCACGGCGCCAACCGAGTCGCGCTCAAGGTTGAGCGCCAGGCCGAAGGTGTTATTCGGGAACTCGAGCATTTCGTAGTACTGGGCGTCGGACAGGCCGTAGATACGCACAATACCGTCGGTCAAGCTGACGATGGTGCCTTCTGCGCGCGCCTCGGTCTTGATGTCGAACTGCTCGATTTTCTGTTTGATCAGATCGCTGATCTCGGCAGGATTCAGTTGCATGGCGGTGTTCCGTTCAGAATTGCAATTCGTTTGAGAGCTGCTGTAGCTTGCCCCGGATCGAGCTGTCGATGACCAGATCGTCGGCGCGAATCTCGACCCCACCGATCAGGTTAGAGTCTTCCTCGACGCTGAGTTCGACCTCGGCACCAAAATGCGCCTTGAGCGAGGTCATCAGACCCTGCTGTTCGGCCTTATCGAGAGGGAAGGCGCTGCGCACCAGCACCTGGCGCACGCCCTGCTCAGCGGTTTTGCGCTGATCGAACAGGCGGGCGATCTCCGGGAGCGCCGGCAGGCGGCCATTGGCGGCCAGGATGCGCGCCAGATTCGCCGGGCCAGCCGGAAGCTCCTTGCCGTTGGTGCCAGCGGCAATCGCCAGCACCAGCTCGCACAGGCGCTCGCGACCAACATTAGGATTCCCAACAATGGCGTGCAGTTGTGGGTCGCTGGCAATGGCGCCTAGAGCATTGAGCGCCGCAGACCAAGGCTCGAGTGCCTGCTCTGCTTTGGCGATGGCAAAGGCCGCCTCAGCATAGGGGCGGGCGATGGTGGTGAAGTCTCCAGCCATGATGTCGCCCTAAATTTGCTTGCCGAAGGATTCGACCAGCTCGCGATGCGCGCCTGCGTCGATTTCCTTCTGGAGGATTTTCTCGGCGGCCGCCATGGCCAGGGTCGCTACCCGCTCGCGCAATTCCTCACGCGCCCGATTGGTTTCCTGCTCGATCTCGGCCTCAGCCGCGTGCTTCAGTCGGCTGCCCTCGGCAACCGCGTCATGCTTGGCCTGGTCGAGAATCTCGTTGTAGCGGCGTTGGGCCTGATTGACGATCTCGGCCGCGTCCGTCTTGGCCTTGTGCATCACTTCAAGCGCGCGCTGCTGGCCAAGTTCCTGTTCTTTCGCGCCGCGCTCGGCGGCGGCCAGGCCTTCGGCGATGCGCTTCTTGCGCTCATCGAGCGCGTGAATGATCGGTGGCCAGACATAGGTCATGCAAAACCAGACGAACGCCGTGAAGGAGATCATCTGGAGAATCAGTGTCAGATTGATATTCATCCGTAAGCCTCGTGAAGACGAGTGACTGTGATCCGGCCTGCGGCGGAACGCTTGGCCGGAGCGGCGTCAGACAGCGAACATCAAGTACAGACCCATGGCGATCGAGATGACCGGCAAGGCGTCGGTGAGACCCATGACGATAAAGAACTGAGTACGCAGCATCGGGATCAGCTCCGGCTGGCGGGCTGCGCCTTCAAGGAAGCGACCGCCGAGCACACCGATACCGATGGCAGCGCCGACGGCACCTAGACCCAACATCAGACCAGCGGCGATGAATATAACGGCTTGTGCAAGTTCCATTGTGTCCCCCATGGGTGTTTGGAAAATAATGAATTAAACAGAAACGAAACTCTGAGAGACCCGAACCGGGCGCCATGCCCGCGGGCTGATGTGCACCGGATCAGTGGTGCTCCTGATGCGCCATGTCGAGGTAGACAATGGTCAGCACCATGAAAATAAAGGCTTGCAGGGTCACGATCAGGATATGGAAAATGGCCCAGGCCAGCTGCAGCGCGCCGCCAGAGATGTCCATGATGATGTTGTGACCGTACATCAGCGCGATCAGAATGAAGATCATCTCGCCAGCGTAGAGGTTGCCGAAAAGTCGCAGCGCCAGGGAAACGGGCTTTGACAGCAGGTTGATGCCCTCAAGCAGCAGGTTGGCCGGCAAGCCCCATTTACCGAAGGGCTGCAGGGTGAGTTCGCCAACAAAACCGCCGACGCCCTTGATTTTGATGCTGTAGTAGATGACCAGAAAGAAGACCACCAGCGACATGGCGAATGTGGTGTTCGGGTCGGTAGTCGGTACAACTTTAAAGAAGACGTGATGCGGGTCCGCTCCAACTCCGGCCATCAAGTGCTGGGCATAGAAGGGCAGCAGATCGACCGGGATCAAGTCCATGGTGTTCATCAAGAGCACCCAGACAAAAATGGTCAGCGCCAGAGGGGCGACCATGGGGTTTTTCCCACTGAAAGAACCGCGGACGTTCTCATTGATGAAATCGACAATCCACTCGACAAAGTTTTGTGCGCCACCGGGAACTCCGGCGGTGGCTTTTTCTCCAACCTTTTTGAAGAACCACAGAAACAGGCCGCCGAGCAGCAGGGAAAACGCCATGGTGTCGACATGGATGGCCCAGAAGCCCATCTCAGCTGCCTCGGCGCTGTTTTCTGCGAAGCTAAGTCCATGCTCCGGGTGCCAGCCAAAGGTCAGGTTGGTCAGATGGTGCTGGATGTAATCCTGTGCTGTCATCGCTGATTGTGAAGACATGGGAGGCCCTGTGGGGATCTTCTCAACTGGGTTTCTAATTAGGTTTGTGCTGATCGGCTAGGTCTTGATTTTGCAGCCTTGGGCTCTAGTTACGATCAACTCTCAAAGTAAATCTGGTCAAAGCAAATCTGGTCAAATTAAATCTGGCACATCAAATCAGCCTTGGCCTGACATCGTCCTGTCGCTGCGGCGATCAGGCATCAGCGCTGGTAACGTCTGAACTGCCAGATAGCTGCCCAGAACGATTGGCAAAACCAAATCATCGAACACCGCATAAGCGATGACGAAAAGCGCCAGAATCAAGGTGATTTTGACAATTTCAGCGCCATAGAACCGCAGCACCAAGGCGCCCGGTTGTTGCGCGCGATAAGAACGAAAAACCCAGAACGCGGCAACTGCATTGGCCAACAGGCAGGCTGCACTTCCCGCGCCGGCGGAGACCAGGGCGGGCAGGCCAAAAGGGGCTGCTAGCAATAACAAAATCACACCAATGATTCCCTGCCAGCGCAGAAGGTGCTGAATCTGGCGCGGCTGAGAAAGCATTGCGTTTTTTTTGCGCGTCTTGAGTTCCGGTTCAGCCTGCAAGAGTGCTGGTTCATCCGTTTCTGGCTGTTAACTCCGACCCTCGGGTTGGGGCCAACAGCCTGGACACCAGCATTGGATGCAGGTCTGTCGTTACAGCCGCGCAGTATAAGCGCATGGGAATACTCGGTCAAACCCGACAATGCCTCTATGGCGGTTTTTGTTTTGCAAATGGCGGGTGCCGGCGCGATTCGGTCTCCGATTCGCTATGAGCGGCTCTGGGGCTGGCCGCATACATAAAGACGCTGCTCGGTGACCACCGCATCCAGTGCCACATCCCAGGGGTTGGTCTCGATGCGCTCCACACGCTGGCACTCGTGCGCCAGCCCGATCAGACGCGGGCGGCGATACCAGTGCGCCCTTGCGCGAATGGCTCCGAAGCAGCGGTCATAGAAGCCAAGCCCCATACCAAGGCGCTGGCAGTCTGGGTCGAAACCCACCAGCGGCAGGAATACCAGGTCGAGCGAGGAGATTTTGATCGGGGCTTGTCGGCGTGGGTCGGGTTCCGGTATTCCGAAACGATTGCGTCGCCGCCGGTGAGCGCTCTGGTCAGGGTAAAACGCGAGTCGAGGTGGGGCTAGGGAGGTGATTACTGGCAGATACCAGGTGGTGCTTGCGCGTGCGAGTCTGGCGCGGATCGGGCTGGGGTCGAGTTCACCGTCGGTCGGCACATATAGCGCGATGCAACGTGCCCGCGCGATGCCTGGCAGGCGCAGAATGCGCGCGGCGACCTGATGTGCGTGCTGGCGTTGGATGCTTTGACTTAAGGCGCGGCGCTTGGTGCGTAACTTGCGTCTGAGCGCAGGTCGTGCGGAAAGGTTTGGGATGGATGAGGAGGGGCTGGAAGGGGGTTGAGGCGATATCATGCTCTCTCGCCTGGCGGAAAAAACCGGGCAGACAGAAAACCAGGTGGATAAAAAGCCGGGCAAAAAGAAAGTTGGGTGGGTAAAAAAACGGCGCCCCCCGCGTTTGCCGGTACCGACCTTCGTTCTTGAACCAAGGGGTTCAAGTGGGGGCACTCGCGCTGGCTTCAGGCTTCCCGCTCGTGGGCGGGCATGCACAACAGCCTTTACATTATGCCCCCAGGGTACTAATTAGGCTCAAGAAAATACCCAGGCGGTTATCGAGCATCGCAGGCGACGCCTTAGTTCGTAGGCTAGACCTGTTTTTACAAAAGGTCCAGCGAAATTCGAAAATAATGCGTTTTTCTTGCCGCCTGGGGCGTCCTGTTCAAATAAGTCTCAGGAGTTTCCGCCAGCCGGTGCCCGGGCTGTGGTTGCGGCGAGCGGTGAGGCGGCGGGCAAAACGGGCAGCCGCTGTCCGAAACGCTGGGGATTTTGCACCATACTGATGACAGCGAGGAGCTTGGGCACATAGTCCTCGGTCTCGCGCGGCAGGTCGAGCGACCAGTAGTCGGTCGGTTTGCCAGCGCGCTTATTGGCCCGCTGGGCCGCCTGGACGCGCGCGGGGCCGCAGTTGTAGGCGGCCAGAGTCAGCGCCCAGTCGCCGTCAAAGGTCTGGTTTAGCTCGGTCAGATACTTCACCGCTCCGCGAGTGGATGCCAGTACATCATGGCGGGCGTCGTAGGAGCCATTTTGCTCGAGCCCCATTTGCTTTCCGGTGTAGGGCATGAACTGCCACATGCCAGCTGCGCTCATGGGGGAGACGGCGCGGGGGTTGTAGCGGCTTTCAATTTCCGGCAGTAGCGCGAGTTCTGTTGGTAGACCGCCGCGATCAAGTTCGGTGAGGATGAGATGGAGATAGGGGCTCGCGCGGTCAGCAAGTTGGTTGAGGTACTTTTTGTTTCGCGCCAGTTGCTTGAGGCTTTGGCTCACTCGAGGGTTTGGCGCAATGCCCAGACTGGGACCGCTTCTAATGCGCTGCCAGGGGTCGCCGCTGATGCTGCGAGATGATGTGCCGGGGCGAGCGGAGCGGCGCTGCGTATTTTGCGCCAAGGTTTGTGGATCAATGGCGGGGCGGACGAAGCCGTACTCGCGCGCCGATACCGAGCGTGACGGCTGATCGACCATGTTATCCGCCAAGGCGGAACCCCGCGTGGGATTGGAGACGCAGCCGCCGAGCCCTGTCATGGCAAGTGGCAGGGCGACTACCAGGGCCGACAACCGCATGATGTTGGTTCCGGTGCGTCTGTTCGCTTTGTTGGCGCGGCCAGCGGAACCCGGCAGCCTGGGATGATCAGCCTTCGTATATAAACGAACCGGGTCGACATGAGCCGGGCCAGAGAGTGGTGCTTGGGCAGAGTGTCCTGTCAGAGTCACGCACTGATCCTCCGCATGAGGGCTTAACGACGAGGTTTGTCCGTGAGGCCTGATAGTGTTGCGCGTCGATGACGCCAAATCCGGCCTCGGTGGATAAGTCGTTGCACTATACGGGAATACCCGGATGCTTGCCAGTCGTTGCAATGGTGTCCTTTCGCGCGCCCGGTTCTGCGAAGACCCCACAGGCGCGTTATGCTGTGGCGTTCTTCTCTGCTCTTGCCTGACGAGGTTCCATGAAAGACTGCGATGGCGTTGCGGCCGATCCGCTGATCTCTCTCGATGCATGGTATCGCAGCCCTCTCGGGCGCGGTGTCGCGGAGGCGGAGGCGCGCTGTCTCGAGGAGTTACTCGAGGATGCATTTGGGTATTTTCTGCTCCAAGTCGGTGCCCGGCAGCCGTTTGCTGACGCACTCGCTGCAAGTCGCATCCGCCATCAGTTCTTGTTGCAGCCGGCGGCCGAGAATTCGATGGTCACGAATCCCGGTGGCGACCTGTCGCTGCGCGCGGAGCTGACGCGACTGCCCTTCGCCTCCGATAGCCTGGATGCCGTGGTGCTGCCGCACAGTCTGGACTTCTCGCCCGATCCGCACCGGGTGCTGCGCGAAGTGGAGCGGGTGCTGATTGCCGATGGACGAGTGTTTCTGTTCGGTTTCAATCCGCTTAGCACCTGGGGCGTGCGACGGGTATGGCCGCGACGGCGCGGTGTCGTGCCTTGGTGCGGTTCGCGGCTGACGCTGTTTCGCGTCTGCGACTGGCTTAAGCTGATCGGCTTTCATGTGGAGGTTCGGCGCATGCTGGTTTTTCGCCCCCCCTGGCGGCGCGCTTTTACCACGCGGCTGGACTGGGTCGATGCGCTCGGCAGCCGGTATTGGCCGGTGTTTGGTGGCGTTTACGCGGTGCGCGCGGTCAAACGGCTGTCGGCGGTGACACCGCTGCGCTCGAGTTGGAAACCACGACCGTCGTTGCTGCCGGGTCGAGCGGTCAAGCCCACGGCTCGGGAGTCCAGTTATGACTAAAGCGGTCGAGATCTTTACTGACGGGGCCTGCAAGAAGAACCCTGGGCCGGGCGGTTGGGGCGCCTTGCTGCGCGCGGGTGAGCACCAGAAAGAACTCTGTGGTGGGGAGCCCATGACCACCAACAATCGCATGGAACTCATGGCGGTGATCCAGGCGCTGGAGGCGCTCAAGCGCCCAAGCGAGGTGGTCATCACGGTCGATTCGCGCTACGTCCAGGATGGGGTGGAGCGCTGGATGGCCAACTGGAAGCGCAATGGCTGGCTGACCAAGGCGCGCGAGCCGGTCAAGAATCAGGACCTGTGGCAGCGCCTCGACCGCGCGCTGACCGGGCATCGGGTGCGTTGGCAATGGGTGCGCGGGCACAGTGGCCACCCCGGGAACGAAACCGCCGACAGGCTCGCCAATCGTGGCATTGCCGAGATGGACAAAAAGGCCAAGATGGCAAAGAAAACAGGGTAGACCGAAACCTCTTGAGATTTTGGCTCGTTTTGGGCCGCCACCCGACCTAAAACCGAAAACCATTGATGTCATTGGTATAAGACAGCATGCGACAGATCGTACTGGACACCGAAACCACCGGCCTAGAGCCGAGCCAAGGCCATCGCATTATTGAGATTGGCTGTGTCGAGCTAGTTGATCGACGCCTCACGCGCAGCTCATTTCACCAGTATCTGCAACCGGACCGGCAGGTGGAGGAGGGCGCGGTTCAGGTGCACGGGATTTCCGATGAATTTCTCGCCGACAAGCCGCGCTTTGGCGATGTGGCCGAGCAATTTCTGGACTACATCGGTGGTGCCCAGCTCATTATCCATAACGCCGATTTCGACCTTGGCTTTCTGAATCACGAGCTGCGCTTGTGGCGCAAGGGCGCAGCTAGCCTCGAGAGCCAGTGCGAGGTGATCGACACCCTGAAGCTAGCTCGCAGCCGCCATCCTGGTCAGCGCAATAGCCTGGATGCCCTGTGCAAGCGCTATCACATCGACAACACCAGGCGCGATCTGCACGGTGCTCTGCTCGACGCCGAGATTCTGGCCGAAGTGTACCTGGCCATGACCGGCGGTCAGGCCAGTCTGGAGCTGGACGTGCAGCCGGCGCGCCAGCGTGACGGGCAGGGCGCTCAGGCGGCGCGGGTGCTATTAAAGGACCGCCCGCCACTGGCTGTTATTCGCGCGACCGAGGTCGAGATCGACGCCCATCGGCAGCGGCTGGCGGCCATCGACAAAGCCAGTGAGGGGCGCTGTGTGTGGTTGCGCCAGAGCGATGCCTGATGGGCTAAAGCCGGGGAGGGATCAGTCTCCGCCCGGCTTGCGAGGCACAAGGGCCGGGGCGGTTTTAGCCAGTAGTCGCGGACACCAAACCTGCCGGCAGCTTAAAGGTCCCGAAATTGATGATGAAGTGGCAGAGAATGGACGCGAAGTAACCCGCCGCGATATAGGGCATCCACTTCAGATGGCCAAAGAAGGTATACATCCCTTTGGACTGGCCCATCAGTGCCACGCCAGCGGCAGAACCAATCGATAGCAAGCTGCCGCCCACTCCGGCCGTGAGCGTCACCAGCAGCCACTGGCCCTGGCTCATGTCCGGGTTCATGGTCAGCACTGCAAACATGACCGGGATATTATCGACGATGGCGGACAGAATGCCGATCAGGGTATTGGCAATGGTCGGCCCCATGCCGTCATAGGCAACATGGGAGACCAGTTCCAGATAGCCGATAAAGCCCAGCGCGCCGACGCATAGAATCACGCCGTAGAAGAACATCAGGGTGTCCCACTCCGCGCGTGCCACTTTATTGAAAATGTTAAAGGGCATGCTGTCTTCGATGTTGCCCGCTCGCACCGTTGACATCTCTCCGGTCATGTTCAGGTAGTAGCTGAAGAAGCTCAGATAGGCCAGGCCAGTCATCATGCCCAGCACCGGCGGCAGGTGGTAGTAATTGTGAAAGCTCACCGCCGTGCCAATGGTGGCAATAAACAAAAGCACCACCCGGATTGCGCCGCGTTTCATGCGCACGCGCTCATTGCTTGGCGGTGGCTTGATGTCGGGGATTTCCTTGTGCATGAACCAGGCTGGCACCGCAAAGCTCACCAGCGAGGGGATGAACAGCCGGAAGAAGGTCTCGAAATGCAGCAGGCCCTTCTGCCACACCATCAGGGTGGTGATATCGCCGAATGGGCTGAAGGCGCCGCCTGCGTTAGCCGCGATTACGATATTGATGCAGGCGAGCCCGACAAATTTGGGACTGTCGGCACCGACCGCCATCACGACCGCGCACATCAGCAGCGCCGTGGTCAGATTATCGGCCACCGGGGAGATAAAAAAGGCCAGGAAGCCTGTCATCCAGAACAGGGTGCGGTAGCCGAACCCCATGCGCAGCAGCCAGGAGCGCAGGGCATCGAAGACCAGGCGCTCCTCCATGGTATTGATGTAAGTCATGGCCGCGAGCAGGAACAGAAACAGCTCCCCAAACTCCATGATGTTATGCCGCACCGCTTCGGCCGCCGCGTGCGGGCTGCCGTGATGGGTGGAGTAATAATAGGCGATCAGCAGCCAGATCGCGCCTGCCGCCAGCATGACCGGCTTGGACTTGCGCAGATGGGTGAATTCCTCGGTCATCACCAGGCCATAGGCGACGACAAAGATCAAAAGTGAGGTAAATCCTACCCAGGTGGTGGTTAGATTCAGATGTGCAGCGCCGCCTTCAGAGGCCAGCAGACTGCCCGAGAAAAGCAGTAACAGCGTTCCAAGCAGCGCAGTGCTGATGCCGAGGGTCGTGCGGCCAATGACAATGGAGGGCAAGGCCGGGAGGGACCGGAGTGGCCGATTGCGAAGATCGTGCATGACGGGAAATCCTGAAAAAGACAGCAGGTGCGGGACAGGCGGCTGATTGCAAACCAGCCCCAAGGGCAAAAAAGCGCTAAGGATGTCGCGATTGCGCCGCCGATGCAAGACAGTGCTGACCGGATCGCCACTGCGCGCCTGAGAGTTGATAGGGCATTCTGTTGTGACTGATGCTGTTTTAGTGCCTTGACAGTCAGAGGCTGATATATCGAAACCCTTTTATATTTCAGCGCGTTCTGGGCCACTCGAGCTCAGTTGCTCTCCCGTCGGCTAGCCCGATTTTGCGCAACGCCCGCGAGGGTCTCGAGTCGCGCCATGTCAAGCACCTGCACATGCTTGCGGTCGACATCCAGCAGGCGCTCGTCCTGAAAGCGGGTAAATAGTCGGCTAACGGTCTCGACCGCCAGCCCCAAGTAATTGCCAATCTCATGCCGCGACATGCTGAGGTGAAAATCCGTTGTCGACAGGCCGCGCTTACCAAATCGTTGCGACAAGCTCACCAGAAAAGAGGCAAGGCGCTCCTCGGCATTGCGTTTGCCAAGCAGCATCAGGAGTTCGGATTCCTCGACAATTTCCTTGCTCAGTAGCCGGTAGAGCTGATGTTGCAGTGAGGGCAGGGTGGCTGCCAACTCCTCGAGCCGGCGGAAGGGGATCTCGCAGATCGCCGAGGTCTCAAGCACCCGAGCCGAGCAGGAGTGAAAATCCTGATCGATGGCATCCAGACCGACGATCTCGCCGGGCAGGTGAAAGCCGAGCACTTGCTCGCCGCCCTCGGAGCTTGGGGTATAGGTCTTGACCGATCCGGTCTTGACGACAAAGAGCGATTGAAAACGCTCACCGCCGGAAAACAGATGCTCGCCGCGATGCAGCGGTCGCGAGCGCTTGATGATGCTCTCCAGCTTCTCGACATCCTCGCTCGACAGGCCCATCGGCAGACAAAGGGCGTTGAGCGAGCAACTGCGGCAAGCAACCCGGATATTTTCGAAAGAGATGATTTTGTCCTGACTCAAGGTGCTCCACTCCGTTTGGTTTTTTTGCCATTTTGCAGCTGTCATTGACGGAGATCAAGAGACGTGATGCATAAGGCGAATCCTGAGGGTGATTTGTCAAGGTCAACAGGGAATCGAGCGGGCACAAAAAAGCCGCGCCTTGATTAGGCGCGGCTTGGTGCTCAGGCACTTGTTGCCTGAGCGGTCTGCTTAAGGAGCTAAGAAGCAGACTGTCCGAGTCCGATTATTGGGACTCGCCACCGGCGGGCGGAGCCGGGGGAGCCGGCGGCGCGCCATAGGGAGCACCATAAGGAGCTGGAGGTGCGTAGCCGTAACCCGGATAGCCATAACCCGGATAGCCATAGCCATAACCCGGGTAGCCATAACCCTGGTTGTAGTAGTTATTACCGTAGCCATAGCCGCGACCCTGACCACGGCCCTGACCACGACCACCGCCTGACATGCCAAAGTTGAAGTCGCCATAGCCGTCGCCAAACATGTCGCCGACGCCGTCACCCCAGCCGTTGTTGTTGTAACCGCCGGGACCGCCCCAGCCGCCTGGTCCCCAGGCCTGCGCCGAGCTCATCGAGAAAGCAGCAGCGCCAGCGATGGCGGCAACACCGAGAATTTTGGAAAATTTCGTCATCGTCTCTCTCCTGAATGGTTACGTCTTGCGGGTAAGCGGTTTTATGTCATTTACTTAAAAACACAATGCCTGCTCCGAATCAGAGCGGGTCTACCCATTTGGGTCGGGCCAATCGGGCCGGACCAGGCTCGTTAATATTCGGCCGGTTTCGCGCCGAATCAAGAGTCCAATAAAACTGTCCGACCGCTCCTGCGGCCCCGACTCGTGCATTCGCAGAAGCGAATGGCTGGCCAGTATAGGTGCAGATTCCGCGCTTGTGAAGTAGCGAAAGAACGCCTTCGGCACGATTTGACAAGGGGAATTGTCATTACGGCTTGCGGGCGGTCTTTTAGCAACTCTAGCAACGGCAGGCTTCGCTGCCAGCCTGTGCCGCAATTTGACGCGGGTTCGGGAAGCGTCTTCGCTCGGGTGAAAAATGCTCTGTGTCCCAGATGGCGGCCAGATGGAGCCAGATAGTGGCCGGATACAATGGGTATTTTGTCCTTGCTTTTCCGCTGCATTCGCGTATGGTGTCCGCTCAGATGCAGCGCCCTCCGGTCGGCGCGCCCGGTCTCAAGGCTTGTTTGGTTTACCGCCGCTCCTTGACTACCTAATCAAGATTGCCCATCAGGGGCCTTAGGCCCTCCCGCTCTTACCCCACCGCCTAGACCGGCCCAGCCTGAATCCCTGGGTAGGCCAACCCAGTACCTTCCCCGGGAACTTCAGGAGTCTCTATGTCCTTTTCCGATCTCGGCCTGTCGGCCAAATTGCTGCGCGCCGTGACGGCGCGGGGCTACACCGAGCCCACCCCCATTCAGAACCAGGCTATCCCCGCCATTCTTGCAGGTCGTGATGTGATGGCCGGCGCTCAGACGGGCACAGGCAAAACCGCCGCTTTCACCTTGCCGCTGTTGCAACGCCTGAGCCAGAGCGGCCAACAAGCCAGCGCGCGTTCGCCGCAACCCCGTGCTCTGGTGCTGACGCCGACCCGCGAGCTGGCTGCGCAGGTGGGTGAGAGCGTCAGTGCTTATGGCCAGTATCTGCCGCTGCGCGCCTTGCAGATTTTTGGCGGTGTTGGCATGGGGCCGCAAATCACCGCCTTGCGCCGGGGCGTCGATATCCTGGTCGCCACACCAGGGCGCCTGCTTGACCACGTCGGTCAGGGTAATCTGGACTTGGGCCATGTCGAACTGCTGGTGCTTGATGAGGCCGACCGCATGCTCGATATGGGCTTCATGCCGGCCATCCGCCGGGTGCTGAAGCTGCTGCCGGCTCGGCGTCAGAATTTATTGTTCTCGGCAACCTATTCGCGCGACATCGAGCAGCTTGCTACTGGCCTGCTGAACGACCCGCTGCGCATTGAGGTCGCTCGCCGCAACACCGCCGCCGAGACGGTGCGGCAACTTGCGCACCCGGTCGAGCGTGGCCATAAGCGCGCGTTGCTCTCGCACCTGATTGCCAGCGGCGGCTGGGACCAGACACTGGTCTTTACTCGCACCAAGCATGGCGCCAATCGACTCGCGCAGCAGCTCGAACGCGATGGCATCAGCGCCGCCGC includes the following:
- a CDS encoding F0F1 ATP synthase subunit B; amino-acid sequence: MNINLTLILQMISFTAFVWFCMTYVWPPIIHALDERKKRIAEGLAAAERGAKEQELGQQRALEVMHKAKTDAAEIVNQAQRRYNEILDQAKHDAVAEGSRLKHAAEAEIEQETNRAREELRERVATLAMAAAEKILQKEIDAGAHRELVESFGKQI
- a CDS encoding transglycosylase SLT domain-containing protein; the protein is MRLSALVVALPLAMTGLGGCVSNPTRGSALADNMVDQPSRSVSAREYGFVRPAIDPQTLAQNTQRRSARPGTSSRSISGDPWQRIRSGPSLGIAPNPRVSQSLKQLARNKKYLNQLADRASPYLHLILTELDRGGLPTELALLPEIESRYNPRAVSPMSAAGMWQFMPYTGKQMGLEQNGSYDARHDVLASTRGAVKYLTELNQTFDGDWALTLAAYNCGPARVQAAQRANKRAGKPTDYWSLDLPRETEDYVPKLLAVISMVQNPQRFGQRLPVLPAASPLAATTARAPAGGNS
- a CDS encoding ATP synthase subunit I is translated as MQAEPELKTRKKNAMLSQPRQIQHLLRWQGIIGVILLLLAAPFGLPALVSAGAGSAACLLANAVAAFWVFRSYRAQQPGALVLRFYGAEIVKITLILALFVIAYAVFDDLVLPIVLGSYLAVQTLPALMPDRRSDRTMSGQG
- a CDS encoding class I SAM-dependent methyltransferase → MKDCDGVAADPLISLDAWYRSPLGRGVAEAEARCLEELLEDAFGYFLLQVGARQPFADALAASRIRHQFLLQPAAENSMVTNPGGDLSLRAELTRLPFASDSLDAVVLPHSLDFSPDPHRVLREVERVLIADGRVFLFGFNPLSTWGVRRVWPRRRGVVPWCGSRLTLFRVCDWLKLIGFHVEVRRMLVFRPPWRRAFTTRLDWVDALGSRYWPVFGGVYAVRAVKRLSAVTPLRSSWKPRPSLLPGRAVKPTARESSYD
- a CDS encoding 5-formyltetrahydrofolate cyclo-ligase, which codes for MISPQPPSSPSSSIPNLSARPALRRKLRTKRRALSQSIQRQHAHQVAARILRLPGIARARCIALYVPTDGELDPSPIRARLARASTTWYLPVITSLAPPRLAFYPDQSAHRRRRNRFGIPEPDPRRQAPIKISSLDLVFLPLVGFDPDCQRLGMGLGFYDRCFGAIRARAHWYRRPRLIGLAHECQRVERIETNPWDVALDAVVTEQRLYVCGQPQSRS
- the atpA gene encoding F0F1 ATP synthase subunit alpha, whose product is MQLNPAEISDLIKQKIEQFDIKTEARAEGTIVSLTDGIVRIYGLSDAQYYEMLEFPNNTFGLALNLERDSVGAVILGDYTHLSEGDWARCTGRVLEVPVGEGLLGRVVDSLGAPVDGKGPVNCSETSAIEKIAPGVIQRQSVDQPLPTGLKAIDAMVPVGRGQRELIIGDRQTGKTAVAIDAIINQKHTGVKCVYVAVGQKNSSVAGVQRKLEEFGAMDHTIIVHAGASDSAAMQFIAPYAGCAMGEYFRDKGEDALIVFDDLTKQAWAYRQVSLLLRRPPGREAYPGDVFYLHSRLLERAARVNTDYVEKQTGGRVRGQTGSLTALPIIETQAGDVSAFVPTNVISITDGQIFLETDLFNAGIRPAINAGLSVSRVGGAAQTKIIKKLGGGIRLALAQYRELAAFSQFASDLDEATRKQLQRGERVTELMKQTQYSPMTTGTMAVSLFAANEGYLDDVEVNKVVAFERALQGYMKSAHKSLIDKIDETGDYSDDIKEALHQAIKDFKANNTW
- a CDS encoding F0F1 ATP synthase subunit delta; its protein translation is MAGDFTTIARPYAEAAFAIAKAEQALEPWSAALNALGAIASDPQLHAIVGNPNVGRERLCELVLAIAAGTNGKELPAGPANLARILAANGRLPALPEIARLFDQRKTAEQGVRQVLVRSAFPLDKAEQQGLMTSLKAHFGAEVELSVEEDSNLIGGVEIRADDLVIDSSIRGKLQQLSNELQF
- the atpB gene encoding F0F1 ATP synthase subunit A, giving the protein MSSQSAMTAQDYIQHHLTNLTFGWHPEHGLSFAENSAEAAEMGFWAIHVDTMAFSLLLGGLFLWFFKKVGEKATAGVPGGAQNFVEWIVDFINENVRGSFSGKNPMVAPLALTIFVWVLLMNTMDLIPVDLLPFYAQHLMAGVGADPHHVFFKVVPTTDPNTTFAMSLVVFFLVIYYSIKIKGVGGFVGELTLQPFGKWGLPANLLLEGINLLSKPVSLALRLFGNLYAGEMIFILIALMYGHNIIMDISGGALQLAWAIFHILIVTLQAFIFMVLTIVYLDMAHQEHH
- the atpE gene encoding F0F1 ATP synthase subunit C, whose translation is MELAQAVIFIAAGLMLGLGAVGAAIGIGVLGGRFLEGAARQPELIPMLRTQFFIVMGLTDALPVISIAMGLYLMFAV